The sequence below is a genomic window from Deltaproteobacteria bacterium.
GAGGTCGGAGTGAGTCTGGAGACGGTGAAAAGATTTACCAAGACCCACTATCTTTATTTCAACTATATCCGTTGCTAGGGTTTGCTTTTTGAAAATTCAGATTCATCAAAAGCCATTGATGAAAGATATAAACCCGGATTATGCAATTGCCAAGTTTGCCGAAGATGCAAGGCCGCAAGGCGCGAAGACGTACTTTCAGTACTTCGAACGCCTTACAACGCAGCAGATTCGGCAAAATCGGCAATCCCGAAGGGTGACGAATTTTGAATAAATTTGATGTTTCCTGACTGCAACCTTTTAGGTGAATGTAATCTGATCCGAAGAGATGCTCAACAGTCTATAATCATTAAATAAATGACTTCTTTCAAAATTTGTCATGCGTAATCTGGGATAAAAAAAAAGGAAGGAAAAACCCCGTGGGGTCGAATCGTGTCGAGAAAATAATTGAATCCATAGATACCCTTCCCCCTTTTCCTGACGTGGCAAGGCGGATCCTGGAAATCGCCGATTCACCCGATATAGGGGCAAAGGATATCCTGGAAATCATCCAGTACGATCAGGGTATTACCGCAAATTGCCTGAAACTTTGCAACTCAAGCTACTTCAGCCTTCCCGTCAAAATTTTCACCATTGAACAGGCCGTGGCTCTCCTGGGTCTCCAGAACATCGTGAAGATCGTTCTGGCCAATTGCATGGCCCTTTCCCCATACATGAAGGCCCAAAAAGGTTATGGTCTTCACCCTGGTGAGCTCTGGCGACATAGTGTTGCGACAGCTACACTTTCACAGCTGATCCTGAAAAAGGCCGGCAGGAGAGAGGATTCCGTTCTCTTTACGGCCGCGTTGCTGCACGATGTGGGGAAGCTGGTCCTGGACAGATACGTGGCTGAAAACCCGGCGGAATTGGCTGCATTGATTCGAAAGGCGGGATTAACTTTCACCCAGGCTGAAAAGGAGGTCCTCGGTATCGATCATGCGGAACTGGGCGGAATCATTGCCGAAAACTGGAAGTTTCCTGTAACCCTCGTCAATTCCATCAGGAATCATCACCAAAGCATGAAGGAGAAAATCATACCCAACATGGAATCATGGGTGAGGCTGAGCAATCTCATGTATTACGTTACTCTTGCTCACGAGTTTTGCTCGCACCATGAAGGAATCAGTTGTCGAATCAACGAATCCATACTTTTCCAGTTCGGACTAAAACAGGACCATGTCAATGAGATACTGTCGGAATTCCCCGATGAGGTGAAACTGGCTGAAGAGTTATTGAAAATAGCTATTTAGTGTCCATCCATAAATGGTGGATTTTCGCAAATAAATTCTGTGGCTTTCTTCTTTCGTTAACTCAATATAGAAACCCCGGCCTTGAGAGCCGGGGTTTCTATATTGGGCAAAAAAGGCGGGCCGGGAAAAAAGGATCGAATTATTGGATTATCAATGTATCATCCCGAGCAAACGGTAAACGTTCTCACCTCCAAAGAGGCGTGCCAGGAAAGTCATAGGGACACCTAGAATGAAGTTAAAAATACCGATATGGGTAACGTTTTCCAGCAGGATAATTCCCAAAAGGAAAAAAGGACCATACCGCTGAAATGAAAGGTACTTTCTGCGCGTCTCGCCATGAAGCAGATTCTCCAGGACATGGGATCCGTCCAGGGGAGGGATGGGGATGAGGTTAAAAAGTCCAAGACCCAAGTTCATTATAAGCAGATAAAATAGGACCTTGAGGTAGATTTCGTTGGGAATGAAATAGAACCGGAGGAAAATGCCGGTTACAAAGGCCGCCGCCAAATTCGCAACCGGTCCGCTCAGGGCCATGAGAATGGTGTCTCTCCGGATATTTTTGAAATAACGGATATTTACCGGGACCGGCTTCGCCCATCCGAAATTGAACAGGAAAAGACAAATGGCCCCAATTGGATCTATATGAGAAAGGGGATTCATGGTCAATCGCCCCGCCCTTTGGGCGGTGGGATCGCCCAAAGAAAGGGCGGCCTTTCCATGGGAATATTCGTGAATCGTTATGGCGAAAAGGAGGACGGGAATCCTCACGATCCATTCCGTGATGTCGGTTAGCATGTTCATATCGTTGGATCCCTTCAAAGCATCATTGATCTAAAGGCCTTCCATTTTCCCATTTCCATAATCCGGGAAATTTGTGTATATTAACACCTAAATTGAGCGATCCCGAAGGGTTTCAAAATTTGATGATTTGAAAAATATACGTATGCCATGCCCTTGACCTTACAGGTTATAATACCTTGTCGGATACTACCATGAACTATTTTTTTGATATATCTAAATAAAAGGATCTCATCAAAATTTTGAAACGCTCAGTTTAGGTAGTGCCCATCCATAAACAGGCAATTTTGTTCAAGGTCAAGGAAGGCGAAGATTTTAACCGCCCTGCTTGCCAAGGTTGGTGAGGAGTCCGGCAACAGGCAGATTTTCCGGTTGCTTTTTTGCTCCAAGATACTCCTATATATTATATCTCCAAGGTCTGAATTCAAGCTCGCTTTTTCGGAGACTCCGGATGAAGGGGCCGGGGAGGGGAATGATGGCTGTTCGAAAACCCGATTTAGCCGGCAGTTGGTATCCAGGAAGCGCTTCGGATTGCATTCGGGCAATCGAGGAATTTTCAAGGAACGGAATATCCTGTCCGGACACCGGGAGAAGGCCGATAGGGGGCATTGTGCCCCATGCGGGATGGTATTATTCCGGCAAAATTGCCTCCGGTGTAATTCGGTGTCTCAGTAAGGCTCCCAAAGCTGAGACAGTGGTTGTTTTCGGCAGGCATCTTCACCCTTCGAGTCGGAATTACATCATGAAAGAGGGTAGCTGGTCAACCCCGCTAGGTCCCCTTGATATTGACTTGGAACTCGCAGAAAGACTCACAGCCGAATTTCTTTTCGAAGTGGAAACTGCCAGCCGCTACGAGCCGGACAATACCATAGAAATCCAATTGCCCTTTATCAAATACTTTTTACCCGAAGTCCGTATTCTCCCCATCGGCGTCCCGCCGGCTCCCATCGCATTGAAGATCGGGGAAAGGGTAGGGGAATTGGCCGAGGAACTCGGCAAGTCCCTTCTTGTCCTTGGCTCCACCGACCTCACCCATTACGGATACAACTATGGATTCACCCCTCGGGGTATCGGCGAAAAGGCCCTGGAGTGGGTAAAAAACTCCAATGACAAGATGATCATTGATCGAATGCTTGAAATGGATGCCGAGAAGGTTATCCATGAGTCCCTGAAAAATCACAATGC
It includes:
- a CDS encoding HDOD domain-containing protein, with the protein product MGSNRVEKIIESIDTLPPFPDVARRILEIADSPDIGAKDILEIIQYDQGITANCLKLCNSSYFSLPVKIFTIEQAVALLGLQNIVKIVLANCMALSPYMKAQKGYGLHPGELWRHSVATATLSQLILKKAGRREDSVLFTAALLHDVGKLVLDRYVAENPAELAALIRKAGLTFTQAEKEVLGIDHAELGGIIAENWKFPVTLVNSIRNHHQSMKEKIIPNMESWVRLSNLMYYVTLAHEFCSHHEGISCRINESILFQFGLKQDHVNEILSEFPDEVKLAEELLKIAI
- a CDS encoding site-2 protease family protein codes for the protein MNMLTDITEWIVRIPVLLFAITIHEYSHGKAALSLGDPTAQRAGRLTMNPLSHIDPIGAICLFLFNFGWAKPVPVNIRYFKNIRRDTILMALSGPVANLAAAFVTGIFLRFYFIPNEIYLKVLFYLLIMNLGLGLFNLIPIPPLDGSHVLENLLHGETRRKYLSFQRYGPFFLLGIILLENVTHIGIFNFILGVPMTFLARLFGGENVYRLLGMIH
- the amrB gene encoding AmmeMemoRadiSam system protein B; protein product: MAVRKPDLAGSWYPGSASDCIRAIEEFSRNGISCPDTGRRPIGGIVPHAGWYYSGKIASGVIRCLSKAPKAETVVVFGRHLHPSSRNYIMKEGSWSTPLGPLDIDLELAERLTAEFLFEVETASRYEPDNTIEIQLPFIKYFLPEVRILPIGVPPAPIALKIGERVGELAEELGKSLLVLGSTDLTHYGYNYGFTPRGIGEKALEWVKNSNDKMIIDRMLEMDAEKVIHESLKNHNACCAGAVAAAITASRRLGADHSDLLAYATSYDIRPDSNFVGYAGILYSSVE